A region from the Drosophila mauritiana strain mau12 chromosome 2L, ASM438214v1, whole genome shotgun sequence genome encodes:
- the LOC117146715 gene encoding uncharacterized protein LOC117146715, translated as MATVGQLTRITAVADLKDLQILYLKDWPSNCVGYFWLDNYLRWLHQNPTLKHLNFYTLDNDWRSDGLFILVHRYQLFFSNLSKQKTDLEVALKQLDWSGGFKVSAIHEIHHKIYKQVALDLGLHMDREMNTIMYILNREQAERLQIQCPDGYYLDKVRLEHADLINDLWSARHPGSLKLIQMLITYNTNVGLYEKESGSLCAWCLRLQSGFLGALEVLPTHQRRGLGLVVAAAISKAIATDLQQDVTALVNMNNSAACRVFEKLNFRLIQDEHYYWSMIKPAGGGQISWPCDE; from the exons ATGGCAACTGTGGGACAGCTGACGAGAATCACGGCTGTGGCCGATCTCAAGGATCTACAGATACTGTATCTGAAGGATTGGCCCAGCAACTGTGTCGGCTACTTCTGGCTGGACAACTACTTGCGATGGCTGCACCAAAACCCTACGTTGAAGCACCTTAACTTCTATACCTTGGATAATGATTGGAGGAGCGATGGATTGTTTATACTGGTG CATCGGTATCAACTATTCTTCAGTAACTTGAGCAAGCAAAAAACGGACTTGGAAGTTGCGCTGAAACAATTGGATTGGTCGGGAGGCTTCAAAGTCAGTGCTATCCATGAGATCCATCACAAGATCTACAAGCAGGTGGCTCTGGACCTCGGGCTCCACATGGATCGAGAAATGAACACCATTATGTACATCCTGAACCGTGAGCAGGCAGAGAGACTGCAGATCCAGTGCCCGGATGGTTATTACCTGGACAAAGTGCGGCTGGAACATGCAGATCTTATCAACGATCTTTGGTCAGCTCGTCATCCTGGCTCGCTGAAGCTCATCCAGATGCTTATAACATACAATACCAATGTGGGATTATATGAGAAGGAGTCCGGTTCATTATGTGCTTGGTGCTTGAG ACTGCAAAGTGGATTCCTCGGAGCTTTGGAAGTGCTACCAACCCACCAACGTCGTGGTTTGGGCCTAGTAGTCGCCGCCGCCATCTCCAAAGCAATCGCAACCGATCTTCAGCAGGATGTCACGGCTTTGGTCAATATGAACAACAGTGCTGCCTGTCGTGTGTTTGAGAAACTGAACTTCAGGTTGATCCAGGACGAACACTACTACTGGAGCATGATTAAGCCAGCAGGAGGTGGCCAGATTTCTTGGCCCTGCGACGAATAG
- the LOC117146696 gene encoding 2-oxoglutarate and iron-dependent oxygenase JMJD4 homolog isoform X2, with protein sequence MWFPRAGTISTSRTGIWLPKCRAITSTRTSYHADVFGSFSWSTNIVGLKKWLIMPPGEELKLNDRLGNLPFSIDEKMLDEHHVRYYTINQRANEAVFVPSGWFHQVWNLTDTISVNHNWFNGCNISMVWQNLKNNLKAVCNEISDCQQMDNFEAHCQTMLRASFGINYLDFIELLEFIAARRLAEGTVATKFLLFDSYTMNDYHVQYDLECLSKITRTLTEDPTIQCSPLQLEDRCQRLLARLEF encoded by the exons ATGTGGTTCCCACGAGCAGGGACAATCTCTACCTCAAGGACTGGCATCTGGCTGCCCAAATGCCGGGCTATAACTTCTACAAG GACCTCCTATCATGCGGACGTGTTTGGCTCCTTCAGTTGGTCCACCAATATAGTGGGCCTTAAGAAATGGCTGATAATGCCGCCGGGCGAAGAACTCAAACTCAACGATCGCCTGGGAAACCTCCCCTTTAGTATAGACGAGAAAATGCTGGATGAGCACCACGTGCGATATTACACCATTAATCAGCGGGCCAACGAAGCTGTGTTCGTGCCCAGTGGCTGGTTTCATCAGGTGTGGAACCTAACAGACACCATATCCGTCAATCACAACTGGTTCAATGGCTGCAACATATCCATGGTCTGGCAGAACCTTAAGAACAACCTGAAGGCCGTTTGCAATGAGATCTCCGACTGCCAGCAGATGGACAACTTTGAGGCCCACTGCCAGACAATGCTGAGGGCCAGCTTTGGCATCAACTACCTCGATTTTATAGAACTCCTGGAGTTTATAGCCGCTCGCCGATTGGCAGAGGGAACCGTAGCCACCAAATTTTTACTATTCGATAGCTACACAATGAACGACTATCATGTGCAATACGATCTCGAGTGCTTAAGTAAGATCACCCGGACTCTGACAGAGGATCCGACTATCCAGTGTAGTCCCCTTCAATTAGAAGATCGCTGCCAGAGATTGCTCGCCCGTTTAGAGTTTTAG
- the LOC117146696 gene encoding 2-oxoglutarate and iron-dependent oxygenase JMJD4 homolog isoform X1 gives MASEERDGDVLLQLHPEEVVETDTQLPEEIERCSGLDYNDFFWRYMHKNIPVIIANVSNDWECQNWTVVQSSPESRDLNSNPSASSINFDYLKTKISNGPVPVADCNSSYFNSHTKLELNFHDYLAKWRSSIESQSSAGWTSAEVNSNVVPTSRDNLYLKDWHLAAQMPGYNFYKVPKYFASDWLNEQLIQQGKDDYRFVYMGPKNSWTSYHADVFGSFSWSTNIVGLKKWLIMPPGEELKLNDRLGNLPFSIDEKMLDEHHVRYYTINQRANEAVFVPSGWFHQVWNLTDTISVNHNWFNGCNISMVWQNLKNNLKAVCNEISDCQQMDNFEAHCQTMLRASFGINYLDFIELLEFIAARRLAEGTVATKFLLFDSYTMNDYHVQYDLECLSKITRTLTEDPTIQCSPLQLEDRCQRLLARLEF, from the exons ATGGCGTCCGAGGAGCGGGATGGGGATGTCCTGCTCCAGTTGCATCCCGAGGAAGTCGTGGAAACAGACACACAGCTGCCCGAGGAAATCGAGCGATGTTCTGGACTAGATTATAACGATTTTTTCTGGCGCTACATGCACAAGAACATTCCGGTCATCATAGCCAACGTGTCTAACGACTGGGAGTGCCAGAACTGGACTGTAGTCCAGTCTAGTCCAGAGTCGCGGGATCTCAACTCCAATCCGAGTGCATCTTCCATCAACTTTGACTACCTCAAAACCAAGATCAGCAATGGCCCGGTTCCAGTTGCCGATTGCAATTCGTCGTATTTCAATAGTCATACCAAACTGGAGCTCAACTTCCACGACTACCTGGCGAAGTGGAGGAGTAGCATCGAAAGTCAGTCGTCAGCTGGGTGGACGTCGGCGGAAGTGAATAGTAATGTGGTTCCCACGAGCAGGGACAATCTCTACCTCAAGGACTGGCATCTGGCTGCCCAAATGCCGGGCTATAACTTCTACAAGGTGCCTAAATACTTTGCCTCCGACTGGCTCAACGAACAACTGATTCAGCAGGGGAAGGACGACTACCGATTCGTCTACATGGGGCCCAAGAACTCATG GACCTCCTATCATGCGGACGTGTTTGGCTCCTTCAGTTGGTCCACCAATATAGTGGGCCTTAAGAAATGGCTGATAATGCCGCCGGGCGAAGAACTCAAACTCAACGATCGCCTGGGAAACCTCCCCTTTAGTATAGACGAGAAAATGCTGGATGAGCACCACGTGCGATATTACACCATTAATCAGCGGGCCAACGAAGCTGTGTTCGTGCCCAGTGGCTGGTTTCATCAGGTGTGGAACCTAACAGACACCATATCCGTCAATCACAACTGGTTCAATGGCTGCAACATATCCATGGTCTGGCAGAACCTTAAGAACAACCTGAAGGCCGTTTGCAATGAGATCTCCGACTGCCAGCAGATGGACAACTTTGAGGCCCACTGCCAGACAATGCTGAGGGCCAGCTTTGGCATCAACTACCTCGATTTTATAGAACTCCTGGAGTTTATAGCCGCTCGCCGATTGGCAGAGGGAACCGTAGCCACCAAATTTTTACTATTCGATAGCTACACAATGAACGACTATCATGTGCAATACGATCTCGAGTGCTTAAGTAAGATCACCCGGACTCTGACAGAGGATCCGACTATCCAGTGTAGTCCCCTTCAATTAGAAGATCGCTGCCAGAGATTGCTCGCCCGTTTAGAGTTTTAG
- the LOC117146709 gene encoding uncharacterized protein LOC117146709, with protein sequence MDCLQQVGVQQLGDLKRVFTREWPKYCKEYYCLDTFLELYKKDDQLKDVQVYALPNLELGIFVIVDHYQIFVGYLEAEQSESLLKESLLKFKLYGGEQFASMPKRYFNVANDIIQAKNLKLDLDCVTLSLVLSKEEALLFQVEPPAGFSLKPVDIQDAQVINDQWEWSEPDSFSLVHRQILYDTSVGLYNKENKELVAWCIRAPDGLLAVLQVKTSYKRRGFGQLIVKEFARQEALLGRDTITEVVPENKASLGLFTKLGFKINDQCHWLMTEPPKGVR encoded by the exons ATGGATTGTCTGCAGCAGGTCGGCGTTCAGCAGTTGGGCGATCTGAAGCGCGTCTTCACCCGGGAATGGCCAAAATACTGCAAGGAGTACTACTGCCTGGACACCTTTCTGGAGCTCTATAAAAAGGACGATCAGCTGAAGGATGTGCAAGTCTATGCTCTTCCCAATTTGGAGCTCGGAATATTTGTGATCGTG GATCACTATCAGATATTTGTTGGCTACCTGGAGGCTGAACAATCAGAAAGCCTTCTCAAGGAGTCCTTACTCAAGTTTAAGCTCTATGGAGGCGAACAGTTCGCCTCAATGCCCAAAAGGTATTTCAATGTTGCCAACGACATTATTCAAGCGAAGAATCTGAAATTAGATCTCGACTGTGTAACACTTTCCCTGGTCTTGAGCAAAGAGGAAGCCCTGCTATTCCAAGTAGA ACCTCCAGCCGGGTTTTCCCTTAAGCCTGTGGATATACAGGATGCTCAGGTGATTAATGATCAATGGGAATGGAGTGAGCCGGATTCCTTTTCCTTGGTCCACCGCCAAATTCTGTATGACACCAGTGTGGGCTTGTAcaacaaggaaaacaaagAGCTCGTGGCCTGGTGCATTAG GGCTCCAGATGGCTTACTGGCTGTCCTTCAGGTCAAGACGTCCTACAAACGCAGAGGCTTCGGCCAACTGATTGTGAAGGAATTTGCGAGACAAGAGGCTCTGCTGGGACGCGATACAATCACCGAAGTTGTTCCGGAAAACAAGGCATCCTTGGGCCTGTTCACCAAACTGGGCTTTAAAATCAACGACCAGTGTCACTGGCTGATGACGGAGCCACCAAAAGGAGTTCGATAA
- the LOC117146702 gene encoding uncharacterized protein LOC117146702: MSTRLEVIGLKDVQEFQQLYKQSWPKYCQEYYCLDNFVEFLKKQPHMRNIKMYTLDTKQARDEGLFVIVDRYQLFVGCLNNTNGLVRKALDLLDWSTGLKCSSIPSRHIGALDSLVESKKLDLVFRDCTNLFFMKADDALKLRVEPPTGFVLKSLSVADAPLVNAEWPNHHEGSLFFVERQIRLCVSVGLYQEDTQELVAWCIRLQGGYLGALQVKDSHKRRGFGSVVTREIAYRLAAQGHDVMALVGPSNKPSSGMFSKLGFQVIDQCFWLRTEPTEGQFTWPEGE, encoded by the exons ATGAGTACTCGATTAGAAGTTATTGGGCTGAAAGATGTCCAGGAGTTCCAACAGCTCTACAAGCAAAGCTGGCCAAAATATTGCCAGGAGTACTACTGCCTTGATAACTTTGTGGAATTTCTGAAAAAACAACCCCACATGAGGAACATTAAGATGTACACATTGGATACAAAACAAGCCAGAGATGAAGGTCTTTTTGTCATAGTG GATCGCTATCAACTATTCGTAGGCTGCTTGAACAACACAAACGGCCTTGTTAGAAAAGCTCTGGATTTGCTGGACTGGTCGACGGGTCTGAAATGCAGTTCAATACCCTCCAGACACATTGGTGCCCTGGATAGTCTGGTGGAGTCCAAGAAGTTGGATCTGGTGTTCAGGGACTGCacgaatttgttttttatgaaaGCCGACGACGCTCTCAAGCTGAGAGTCGA ACCGCCGACTGGATTTGTTTTAAAATCGCTGAGCGTGGCAGATGCTCCATTGGTCAACGCGGAGTGGCCCAATCATCATGAGGGATCTTTGTTCTTCGTAGAAAGGCAGATTCGCCTGTGCGTCAGTGTTGGATTGTACCAGGAAGACACTCAGGAACTAGTTGCCTGGTGCATTAG GTTACAAGGCGGCTACTTGGGCGCCCTGCAAGTGAAAGATTCGCACAAGCGTCGTGGATTTGGCAGTGTGGTGACGAGGGAAATTGCATACCGCCTAGCTGCCCAAGGTCACGATGTAATGGCCCTCGTGGGCCCCTCGAATAAGCCCTCATCGGGGATGTTCAGCAAACTGGGCTTCCAGGTCATCGACCAATGCTTTTGGCTAAGGACGGAACCCACCGAGGGGCAGTTCACATGGCCCGAGGGCGAGTAG